AGCTGACGGTCACTTCGTTCTGCTGGCCGAAATAGCGCAGATCGGCGCCGAACACCGCCGTGATGTCGGCCCGCTGGCAGCCCGCTTCTTCCAGGGCGGCGGCCGCCTCCGTCATCATCTCGCCCAGCACCTGGTCGACGCGGGACCAGTTCAGCTCGTCGATCTTAGACAGGTCCGAGCGCACCAGGTCGAGCCTCACCGGCGTCACCAGGGTGCCGAAGGCCGACAGCACGCTCGATTGCGGCGGCACGATCACGTAGGTGCTCTGCAGCAGGCTCGCGACCTCGCAGGCATGCACCGGCCCGGCCCCGCCAAAGGCAAACAGCGGCAGGCCGCGATAATCGACGCCGCGATCAGTCGCATGCGTCCGCGCCGCCGAGGCCATGGCCTCGGTGACGATGCGGAAGATGCCGCGCGCCGTCTCCACCGTCGACAGGCCGAGCCTGCCCGCCAATGTCTTCGTCACCGCCTGCGATGCCGCGAGGTCGAGCCTCATGTCGCCGCCGAGGAAATTGTCGGCATCCAGCAGGCCGAGCACCAGATCGGCATCGGTCACCGTCGGGCTCTGCCCGCCGCGCCCATAACAGGCCGGTCCCGGATTGGAGCCCGCACTTTCCGGCCCCACCTTCAACAGGCCCAGCGCATCCACATGCGCGATCGACCCACCCCCGGCGCCGATCTCGATCATGTCGATGGAGGGCACGATCACCGGCAGGCCGGAGCCTTCCTTGAAGCGGTAGCGGCGGTCGACCTCGAACAGACCGGTCACCAGCGGCTCCCGGTTCTCGATCAGGCAGGCCTTCGCCGTGGTGCCGCCCATATCGAAGGACATGAGCCGGTCGATGCCCAAGACCTCCGCATAATGGCAGGCCGCGAGCGCCCCGGCCGCGGGCCCGCTCTCGATCATCCGCACCGGATTGCGCCCGGCCGTCTCCGCCCCCACCACGCCGCCGGACGACAGCATGATCAGCGGCGTGTTGGCGAAACCCTCCGTCTCCAGCCGCTTCGCCAGCCGCTTGAGATAGGGCTGCGAGATCGGCATGGCATAGGCGTTCACCGTGGCGGTCGAGGCGCGCTGATATTCGCGGATCTGCGGCGCCACGTCGGAAGACGTACACAGGAAGGCCTCCGGCATCAGCCGGGTCAGCTCTTCGAACACGAAGCGTTCGTTCTCCGGATTGGCGAAGCTGTTGAGAAAGCAGATCGCCACCGCCTTCACGCCGGCTGCCTCCAGCGTATGGGCCAGCGCCTTCACGTCCTCCGCCTTGGGCGAGATCAGCACGCGCCCGTCCGCCGTCACCCGCTCGGCGATCCCGAAGGTCAGGTCCCGGGGCACCAGTGGCTCGGGAAACTCGATCTGCGGGTCGTACATCTCGTAGCGATGCTCGTTGCGGATCGTCAGCACGTCGCGGAACCCTTCGGTGACGATGAGCGCCGTCACCTGGCCCTTGCGCTCGATCAGCGCGTTGGTGACGACCGTCGTTGCATGCACCACCACCCCGTCCACGCCCTTCGCGTCGATCCCGGCCTTCAGCAGCACGGCGTCCACGCCGCGGAAGAAGCCCTCCAAGAGGTCGTTATGCGTGGTCAGCGTCTTGTCCACCGTGAGCCGTCCGTCCGAATGGCGCAGGACGATGTCGGTGAAGGTGCCGCCGATATCGACGGCCAGCGAATAGGTCATGTCTGTCTCCAGCCGAGGGCGCGCGAGATGCGGCGGGCGGTCTCGACGACCGTCTCGACCTGCGCGGCCTCGGGTTGTGCGGGAATGAACTGGGTGGATCCGACGATCGCCACGGAGCCGACGAGCGCGCTGCGGTGATCGAAAATGGGAGCGGCGAGCGCGTTCACGCCGGTGACGACCTCGTTGGGGGCGACCGACCAGCCTCGGGCCTGCACCGCCGCGATCTCGGCCCTGAGCGAGGCATCGTCCACCACCGTTTCCGTGGTGAAGGCCTCGCGATGGCCGCTGAGGATATGGTCGAGCATGGATTTCGGCCCGAAGGCGAGCCAGATCTTGCCATGGGCGCTGGCATGGCCCTTCATCCGCGTGCCGGGCCTCGTGCCGAATTCGATGACGCTCTGGCCCTGGATGAGTTCCAGCACCACGACCTCATTGTCGATGGCCGAACAGATGGTCACCGCCTGGGCCGTCTTGTCGCGCAGATGGATGAGTTCGTCGCGCGCCGCCTGCACCACGTCGAAGCGGTTGCGCGCCGCCTCTCCCAGCACCACGAGCTTGATCCCGACTTCGTAGCGCCCGGTATCGGGATCGCGCCGGGCGAAACCGTGCCGGATCAGCGTCTGCAGATGGCGATAGACCGTCGCTTTGGAGGCCTCGAAGGTCTTGGCGATGGTGGTGAGCGGCACGGGCCCCGGCTGGTGCGCCAGAAACTCCACGACCCGCAGGGCAAGATCGAGCGTCCCCGTCCCGGGCTCCACCCGCCCCTCTCCCGGGGCCGGTTCCGGATGATCGGAGACCTTTATCCGCGCCAAAGCCAAGACGTTTCCCTGCAGTGTTTTGATTATTGAAACAGCGTTTTATTATTGAAAACGCTACCGCAGCTCCCTCCACCCTGTCAATCCCCGTGCTCACCTCTCCCCTTCCTTCACCTCTCCCCTTGCGGGAGAGGTCGGCCGCAAAGCGGACGGGTGAGGGGGCGGCAGGGGAAAGCGCCAGCCGTGAACCCCTCACCCTCCCATTGCTTACGCAATGGGCCCCTCCCTCTCCCGCAAGGGGAGAGGGTCCCAATCCCCCCCTTGCATTCCCGCCCCCCATCCCCCACACCTAGGCCACCCCTCTCTCGCCCTGGAGCACCCCCATGGAAATCCGCAATCTTGGCTCATCCGGCCTCCGCGTCTCCCTTGTCGGCCTCGGCTGCAACAATTTCGGCGGCCGCCTGGATCTCGCGGCCACCAAGGACGTCATCCATGCCGCCCTCGACGAGGGCATCACCCTCTTCGACACGGCCGACATCTATGGCGGCAAGGGCGCCTCCGAAACGCTCATGGGCGAGGTCCTCGGCGACCGCCGCGCCGACATCGTTCTCGCCACGAAGTTCGGCATGGATTTCGACAAGGATCGCGGCATGACCGGCGCCTCGCGCCGTTACATCATCGCCCAGGTCGAACAGAGCCTGAAGCGCCTGAAAACGGACTGGATCGATCTCTACCAGCTGCACCAGCCCGATCCCCTGACCCCCATCGAGGAGACGCTGCGCGCCCTCGACGACCTGATCACGCAGGGCAAGGTTCGCTATATCGGCTGCTCCAACCTCGCCGCCTGGCAGGTGGTCGAGGCCGACTGGACCGCCCAGGGCCTGGGGCTGAACGGCTTCGCCTCCTGCCAGGACGAGTACAGCCTGCTGCGGCGCGGCATCGAGAAGGAGCTGATTCCGGCCATCGAATCCTATGGCCTGGGGCTCCTGCCCTATTTCCCCCTCGCCAGCGGCATGCTCACCGGCAAGTACAAGGCAGGAGAGGCGCCCGCGGGCCAGACGCGCTTTGCCGCCTGGACCCATCTCGGCGAGCGCTACATGACGGAGAAGAATTTCGCCGTCGTGGAGAAGCTGACCGCCTTCGCCGCCGAGCGCAATCTGACCCTGCTGGAGCTGGCCTTCTCCTGGCTCGCCGCCAATCCCAGCCTCTCCAGCGTCATCGCCGGCGCCACCACCCCCGAACAGGTCAAGGCCAACGCCCGCGCCATCGTCTACGAATTCGACGAGCCCGAGCTCGACGAGATCGACGCCATCACCGCCACCCCCTGAGCCCTGACCAGCCCGTCATCCCCGACGGAGCGCAGCGCAGATCCGGGACCCCATGCGGCTCGAGGACCCCTCATCCTGAGGAGCAGCCGCAAGGCTGCGTCTCGAAGGCCTCATCCTGAGGAGGCCCGAAGGGCCGTCTCGACGGACGCCCGGGATCCCGGGTCAAGCCCGGGACGACAGTTTAAGGCCAACTCCCGTCATCCCGGCCGAAGCGCAGCGCAGAGCCGGGACCCCATGCGGCTCGGGACCCCATGCGGCTCGGGAACCCCACGCCGCCTTACACTCCCCCAGGCCACCCTCACGGCCGCAACAGCTCGGCGATCCGCGCGGCGAGCTCCGCCTGTTGGAACGGCTTCACCAGCACCGCCATCTGCTCCGGAGTCTCCTCCATATCCGCATGGCCCGTCACCAGCAGGATCGGCAGTTTCGGCCGCTTCGCCCGGGTCTGCCGGGCGAGGTCGAGGCCGGTCATGCCCGGCATGGCGAAATCGGCGATGAGCAGGTCGAAGGGCCGCTCCTTGTCGAGGATCGCGAGCGCGCTGGGGCCGTCGGCGGCCTCCATCAGGCTGTGGCCGAGATCGGCGAGATAGGCCGCCGTCACTTCGCGCACCCCCTCGTCGTCATCCACCAGCAGGATGCGCGCCGCCTGGGTCTTGGCGATCTCCGGCGCCGCCACGGTCTCCTGCGCTTCGAGCGCGCTCTGGCCCCGCGGCAGATAGAGTTCGACTTTCGTGCCCCGTCCCTCGCGGCTGTCGATGCGCACCGTGCCGCCCAGCTGCGTCATCAGCCCATAGACCATGGACAGGCCGAGCCCGGTGCCCTTCCCCGCTTTGGTGGAGAAGAACGGCTCCAGGGCGCGCCGCAGCACCTGCTCCGTCATGCCCGTACCGGTGTCGGTCACCGACACGACCACGAAATCGCCCGGCGCCAGGTCGGAGATCTCGTCCTCAACATGCATGTTGCGCGTGGCGATGGTGATGATGCCGCCATCATTCATGGCGTCGCGGGCATTGATGCAGAGATTGAGGATGGCGAGTTCGACCTGGTCCGGATCGGCTTCCGCCGACCACAGATTGTCCTGCGCCTGGAGCGTCACCTTGACGACGCCGCCGAGCGTCCGCTCCAGGAGCTCGTCCATGTCCGCCACCAGCCGGTTCACGTCGACCGCCTGGGTCGCCAGGTCCTTGCGTCGGCTGAAGGAGAGCAGCCGCTGCGTCAGGGCCGCCCCCCGCTTGCCCGCCATGATGGCATTGTCCAGATAGCGCGACACCCGCTCGTCCTGCGGCATCCGCCGCTGCGCCAGCTCCAGGCTGCCGAGGATCGCCATCAGCAGATTGTTGAAGTCATGCGCGACCCCGCCCGCCAGGGTGCCGAGCGCCTGCATCTTGTCCGACTGGCGCAGCCGGTCCTCCATCAGGCGCTGCTCGGTGATGTCGCGCTCGATGGTCACCACATGGCTGACCTGGTCCTGCTCGTCCAGGATCGGAAACCGGTTCACCGAGAAATAGCGCGCCGGATCGTCGCCGCTGACCCGGTCCTCGGTCTCGACCACGGGCTTGCGCCCCTCGATCACCTGGGCCTCGTGGCGGGCGATCGTCTCGGCACGGGCCGCATCGACGAAATCGGCCTCGCTCCTGCCCAGGCACGCGCTCCATTCGGCCCCGAGGCTGTCCGCCTTCAGCGCGTTCAGCCGCACGAAGCGCCCGGCCGCGTCCTTGAACGACACCGCCTCTCCCGAGCTTTCCAGCAGCCCCTGCAGCAGCGCCCGCTCCAGGGCGAGTTCCCGCCCCAGCCGGTAGCGGTCGGCCGCATTGGCGACGATGGCCCGCAACAGCTCCGGATCCCAGGGCTTGTGCACATAGCCGACCACGCCGCCGGTATTCACCGCCGAGATCACCGCATTGATGTCCGCATATCCCGTGAGCAGGATCGCCTGCGCCTTGCTCACGCCGCGGGCCTGCGCGAGGAACTGGTCTCCCGTCATCTCCGGCATGCGCTGGTCGGAGATGATGACGGCGACATCGTCCATGCGCGCCAGCAGCTCCAGCGCATGCTTGGGCGAGGTGGTCGAGATCACCTCGTAGCTCTCCTCCAGCAAATCCTCGAGCGCCGTCAGGATCTCGCTTTCGTCGTCGACCAGCAGCACCCTACGTTTCTGCAATGCCTCCATCTCTCCCGCCATACTCATGAGGAGGCTCGCAACGGCACGGTGAGCACGAAGCTCGCCCCCCCTTCGGCCCCATCCACGACCTTGATCGACCCTTTATGCGCCTGCACCACGCGATAAGCGATGGCCAGTCCGAGCCCCGTGCCCTCGCCCACCGGCTTGGTGGTGAAGAACGGCTCGAAGATCCGCTCCCGCAGCTCCTGCGGCACGCCCGGCCCTGAATCGCTCACAGCGATTGTATAGCTCTCGCCATCCGCCCGCGTC
This genomic stretch from Rhodoligotrophos appendicifer harbors:
- a CDS encoding IclR family transcriptional regulator codes for the protein MALARIKVSDHPEPAPGEGRVEPGTGTLDLALRVVEFLAHQPGPVPLTTIAKTFEASKATVYRHLQTLIRHGFARRDPDTGRYEVGIKLVVLGEAARNRFDVVQAARDELIHLRDKTAQAVTICSAIDNEVVVLELIQGQSVIEFGTRPGTRMKGHASAHGKIWLAFGPKSMLDHILSGHREAFTTETVVDDASLRAEIAAVQARGWSVAPNEVVTGVNALAAPIFDHRSALVGSVAIVGSTQFIPAQPEAAQVETVVETARRISRALGWRQT
- a CDS encoding hydantoinase/oxoprolinase family protein, which encodes MTYSLAVDIGGTFTDIVLRHSDGRLTVDKTLTTHNDLLEGFFRGVDAVLLKAGIDAKGVDGVVVHATTVVTNALIERKGQVTALIVTEGFRDVLTIRNEHRYEMYDPQIEFPEPLVPRDLTFGIAERVTADGRVLISPKAEDVKALAHTLEAAGVKAVAICFLNSFANPENERFVFEELTRLMPEAFLCTSSDVAPQIREYQRASTATVNAYAMPISQPYLKRLAKRLETEGFANTPLIMLSSGGVVGAETAGRNPVRMIESGPAAGALAACHYAEVLGIDRLMSFDMGGTTAKACLIENREPLVTGLFEVDRRYRFKEGSGLPVIVPSIDMIEIGAGGGSIAHVDALGLLKVGPESAGSNPGPACYGRGGQSPTVTDADLVLGLLDADNFLGGDMRLDLAASQAVTKTLAGRLGLSTVETARGIFRIVTEAMASAARTHATDRGVDYRGLPLFAFGGAGPVHACEVASLLQSTYVIVPPQSSVLSAFGTLVTPVRLDLVRSDLSKIDELNWSRVDQVLGEMMTEAAAALEEAGCQRADITAVFGADLRYFGQQNEVTVSFDADPRAARDAHAIAKAFEAAYHGLYGVNPSHVPIELVTWRLTARGPVVPFHPAGQPPSAEGKPKGHRMVEAWSDGATAPVYDRASLAVGQTIAGPAIIEERETTTILPPNWTATIDAYGCIVARSA
- a CDS encoding aldo/keto reductase — protein: MEIRNLGSSGLRVSLVGLGCNNFGGRLDLAATKDVIHAALDEGITLFDTADIYGGKGASETLMGEVLGDRRADIVLATKFGMDFDKDRGMTGASRRYIIAQVEQSLKRLKTDWIDLYQLHQPDPLTPIEETLRALDDLITQGKVRYIGCSNLAAWQVVEADWTAQGLGLNGFASCQDEYSLLRRGIEKELIPAIESYGLGLLPYFPLASGMLTGKYKAGEAPAGQTRFAAWTHLGERYMTEKNFAVVEKLTAFAAERNLTLLELAFSWLAANPSLSSVIAGATTPEQVKANARAIVYEFDEPELDEIDAITATP
- a CDS encoding response regulator, with product MEALQKRRVLLVDDESEILTALEDLLEESYEVISTTSPKHALELLARMDDVAVIISDQRMPEMTGDQFLAQARGVSKAQAILLTGYADINAVISAVNTGGVVGYVHKPWDPELLRAIVANAADRYRLGRELALERALLQGLLESSGEAVSFKDAAGRFVRLNALKADSLGAEWSACLGRSEADFVDAARAETIARHEAQVIEGRKPVVETEDRVSGDDPARYFSVNRFPILDEQDQVSHVVTIERDITEQRLMEDRLRQSDKMQALGTLAGGVAHDFNNLLMAILGSLELAQRRMPQDERVSRYLDNAIMAGKRGAALTQRLLSFSRRKDLATQAVDVNRLVADMDELLERTLGGVVKVTLQAQDNLWSAEADPDQVELAILNLCINARDAMNDGGIITIATRNMHVEDEISDLAPGDFVVVSVTDTGTGMTEQVLRRALEPFFSTKAGKGTGLGLSMVYGLMTQLGGTVRIDSREGRGTKVELYLPRGQSALEAQETVAAPEIAKTQAARILLVDDDEGVREVTAAYLADLGHSLMEAADGPSALAILDKERPFDLLIADFAMPGMTGLDLARQTRAKRPKLPILLVTGHADMEETPEQMAVLVKPFQQAELAARIAELLRP